From Passer domesticus isolate bPasDom1 chromosome 8, bPasDom1.hap1, whole genome shotgun sequence, a single genomic window includes:
- the BUB3 gene encoding mitotic checkpoint protein BUB3 yields the protein MKTMTGSNEFKLNQTPDDGISSVKFSPNTSQFLLVSSWDTTVRLYDVPANTMRLKYQHSGAVLDCAFYDPTHAWSGGLDQQLKMHDLNTDQENLVGAHDAPIRCVEYCPEVNVMVTGSWDQTVKLWDPRTPCNAGTFSQPEKVYTLSVSGDRLIVGTAGRRVLVWDLRNMGYVQQRRESSLKYQTRCIRAFPNKQGYVLSSIEGRVAVEYLDPSPEIQKKKYAFKCHRLKENNIEQIYPVNAISFHNVHNTFATGGSDGFVNIWDPFNKKRLCQFHRYPTSIASLAFSNDGTTLAIASSYMYEMDDIEHPEDGIYIRQVTDAETKPKST from the exons ATGAAAACG ATGACGGGATCAAACGAGTTCAAGCTCAACCAAACTCCAGATGATGGGATTTCATCAGTGAAGTTTAGTCCAAACACATCTCAGTTTCTGCTCGTTTCATCCTGGGACACAACTGTGCGGCTCTATGATGTTCCTGCCAACACCATGAGACTCAAATATCAGCATTCAGGGGCTGTCCTGGACTGTGCTTTTTAT GATCCTACCCATGCCTGGAGTGGGGGGCTGGATCAGCAACTGAAAATGCACGACTTAAACACGGACCAAG aaaacCTTGTTGGTGCCCACGATGCTCCTATCAGGTGTGTGGAGTATTGCCCAGAAGTGAATGTCATGGTGACTGGCAGCTGGGATCAAACTGTCAAACTCTGGGATCCCAGAACTCCCTGTAATGCAGGAACCTTCTCCCAGCCTGAAAAG GTCTACACCCTCTCTGTGTCTGGGGACAGACTGATTGTGGGCACAGCAGGTCGGAGGGTGCTGGTGTGGGATTTGAGGAACATGGGATACGTTCAGCAGCGAAGGGAATCGAGCCTGAAGTACCAGACCCGCTGCATCAGAGCATTCCCCAACAAACAG gGTTATGTTTTAAGCTCTATTGAAGGTCGTGTAGCCgtggaatatttggatccaAGCCCAGAAATCCAGAAGAAGAAATATGCATTCAAATGTCACCGTTTGAAGGAGAATAACATTGAGCAGATTTATCCAGTTAATGCCATTTCTTTCCATAATGTCCACAACACGTTTGCTACAG GCGGCTCCGACGGCTTTGTGAACATCTGGGACCCCTTCAACAAGAAGAGGCTGTGCCAGTTCCACCGCTACCCCACCAGCATTGCCTCCCTGGCCTTCAGCAACGACGGCACCACCCTGGCCATTGCCTCCTCCTACATGTACGAGATGGACGACATCGAGCACCCCGAGGACGGCATCTACATCCGCCAAGTGACGGACGCCGAGACAAAGCCCAA GTCCACTTAG